Proteins from a single region of Punica granatum isolate Tunisia-2019 unplaced genomic scaffold, ASM765513v2 Contig00443, whole genome shotgun sequence:
- the LOC116190457 gene encoding uncharacterized protein LOC116190457 → MNKKKVFNLAKGFRGRAKNCIRIARERVEKAQQYSYRDRRNKKRDMQSLWIQRINAGTRFHSVNYGNFMHGLMKENIQLNWKVLSELSMHEPLSFKALVDISRKSFLGNKNVVHPPRKVSIPVSV, encoded by the exons ATGAACAAGAAAAAGGTGTTCAACCTGGCCAAGGGTTTCCGAGGCAGGGCGAAGAACTGCATTAGAATCGCGAGGGAGAGGGTCGAGAAGGCCCAGCAGTACTCCTACAGAGACCGCCGCAACAAGAAGCGTGATATGCAGTCTCTCTGGATCCAGCGCATCAACGCCGGCACTCGCTTCCACTCA GTCAATTACGGTAACTTCATGCACGGGTTGATGAAGGAGAACATCCAGCTGAACTGGAAAGTTCTGTCAGAATTGTCCATGCATGAGCCACTTAGCTTCAAGGCCCTTGTGGACATCTCCCGTAAATCCTTCCTTGGGAACAAGAATGTGGTTCATCCTCCCAGGAAGGTAAGCATTCCAGTCAGTGTCTAG
- the LOC116190458 gene encoding uncharacterized protein LOC116190458 has product MKKKKVFNLAKGFRGRAKNCIRIARERVEKAQQYSYRDRRNKKRDMQSLWIQRINAGTRFHSVNYGNFMHGLMKENIQLNWKVLSELSMHEPLSFKALVDISRNAFLGNKNVVHPPRKVSIPVSV; this is encoded by the exons atgaagaagaaaaaggtgtTCAACCTGGCCAAGGGTTTCCGAGGCAGGGCGAAGAACTGCATTAGAATCGCGAGGGAGAGGGTCGAGAAGGCCCAGCAGTACTCCTACAGAGACCGCCGCAACAAGAAGCGTGATATGCAGTCTCTCTGGATCCAGCGCATCAACGCCGGCACTCGCTTCCACTCA GTCAATTACGGTAACTTCATGCACGGGTTGATGAAGGAGAACATCCAGCTGAACTGGAAAGTTCTGTCAGAATTGTCCATGCATGAGCCACTTAGCTTCAAGGCCCTTGTGGACATCTCCCGTAATGCCTTCCTTGGGAACAAGAATGTGGTTCATCCTCCCAGGAAGGTAAGCATTCCAGTCAGTGTCTAG